CACTTGATGTTTTTAAAGAAATTACTATATCATAAAAACCGTACTTTTCTAGTAAAGAAACATTTTTTAAAGCACTTTCTACGATTCCTTCTGATGTAACACCACCATATTTATTTAAAATACCCTTCTCTAAAGATCCTGAATTTACACCAACACGAATAGGAACACCATTATCTTTGGCAGCATCCACAACTAATTTTATTTTGTCTTCACCACCAATATTTCCTGGATTTATTCTGATTTTGTCAGCTCCATTTAAAATAGCTTCAATCGCAAGCTTATAATCAAAATGAATATCTGCGACAATTGGTATATTTATTTCCCTTTTTATTTCTTTTATAGCCTTTGCAGCATCCATATCAAGAACCGCTACTCTGATTATATTGCATCCTGCATTTTGAAGGTCTATTATTTGATTTATAGTCTTTTTTACATCCCTTGTATCTGTATTTGTCATAGATTGTACCGCGATAGGATTATTCCCTCCGATTTTTATATTTCCTATCTTTATTTCTTTTGTTTTTTTTCTCATATAATCACCTAATCATTTAAATATATTTATTCTGATTAAATCTCTATATGTCGCAAAAAGCATAAGAGCTATCAATAATATAAAACCAATATAATGAACAAATCCTTCTTTTTCAGGGTCCACAGGTTTACCTCTTAATCCCTCTATTATGACAAAGAGAATTCTACCTCCATCAAGTGCAGGAAATGGCAATAAATTGAATAACCCCAAGTTGACACTTATTAATGCTGCAAATGTCATCAAATTTAAAAATCCTGTCCTTGCTACAGTGCCGACCGCCTGTACAATTCCAACTGGACCCATAAGGTCGTTTGCTGAAACTTTACCGGATACTAGCATATACAATGATGCTATAATCATTTTAGAAAAATATATGGTCTGCTGAATCCCTATTTTTATCGCTAAATATATTGATCTTTCATATTGTGGTATTATTCCAATCATTGGTTTTGAAGCTTTTTTATCATAATTTGGCACTATATTTTTCGTTAATGTTATATTATCTCTTTTAATAGTAAACTTTAATTCAACACCGTTATTAGAATTAATGATATTCTCCAAAGAATTCCAGTCATTTATTTTTGTGTCGTTGACCATAACAATTTTGTCACCAGGCAAAATACCAGCTTTTTGTGCTGGATATCCCTCCATAACTGTTTTAACAGTAGGTATTGGACTTCCCACAATATAAAAGACTAAAAACAATAGGACAAATGTCATAGCAATATTCATTAATGGTCCAGCTGCAAATATACCCAATCTTATATACCATGGCTGATTCGTTACTGCCCTTCTATCATTCGATTTTTCATCTTCACCTGCTAATGCACAGTAACCACCAAACAATAGTATTCTAAATGAATACTCTGTATCACCATATTTTTTTACAAATAATCTTGGACCAAAGCCGATAGAAAATTCATTTACCTTTGTCCCTGATATTTTTGCCATAATAAAATGTCCGAATTCGTGTATCATGACAAGTATGCTAAGAACAATAAGACTTACAAAAATGTAAAAAAGTATTATCAAAATATCACCTCAAATATTCGTTAAGAATTTCTTCCCTAATATTTTTATCTACTTCTAGTATATCATTTAAATCAGGATTCATGATATTTTTATGTTTATACATGTATCGTTCTATAATTTGGGGAATATCTACAAAATTAATATGTTTTTGTAAAAATAGATGTACAGCAACTTCATCTGCCGTATTTAATACTGTTGTCATGGTTCCGCCTTCTTTTATAGCTTCATATGCTAATTGAAGGCATTTAAAAGTCTTAATATCTGGTTTTTCAAAGGTTAACTTTCCTATTTCAGTAAAATCTAA
This portion of the Thermoanaerobacterium sp. RBIITD genome encodes:
- the ispG gene encoding flavodoxin-dependent (E)-4-hydroxy-3-methylbut-2-enyl-diphosphate synthase, giving the protein MRKKTKEIKIGNIKIGGNNPIAVQSMTNTDTRDVKKTINQIIDLQNAGCNIIRVAVLDMDAAKAIKEIKREINIPIVADIHFDYKLAIEAILNGADKIRINPGNIGGEDKIKLVVDAAKDNGVPIRVGVNSGSLEKGILNKYGGVTSEGIVESALKNVSLLEKYGFYDIVISLKTSSVPLTIESYKLISEKVAYPLHVGVTEAGTSFSGTIKSAIGIGSLLYLGIGDTIRVSLTGDPIEEVRVGRQILRSLGLLKEGIELISCPTCGRTKINLIDLAKKVEELTRDIKQNVKIAVMGCAVNGPGEAREADIGIAGGAGEGLIFKHGKVYKKVPEDKLLDEFMKELRNVLKENTL
- the rseP gene encoding RIP metalloprotease RseP; amino-acid sequence: MILFYIFVSLIVLSILVMIHEFGHFIMAKISGTKVNEFSIGFGPRLFVKKYGDTEYSFRILLFGGYCALAGEDEKSNDRRAVTNQPWYIRLGIFAAGPLMNIAMTFVLLFLVFYIVGSPIPTVKTVMEGYPAQKAGILPGDKIVMVNDTKINDWNSLENIINSNNGVELKFTIKRDNITLTKNIVPNYDKKASKPMIGIIPQYERSIYLAIKIGIQQTIYFSKMIIASLYMLVSGKVSANDLMGPVGIVQAVGTVARTGFLNLMTFAALISVNLGLFNLLPFPALDGGRILFVIIEGLRGKPVDPEKEGFVHYIGFILLIALMLFATYRDLIRINIFK